The following coding sequences lie in one Geitlerinema sp. PCC 9228 genomic window:
- a CDS encoding Rpn family recombination-promoting nuclease/putative transposase translates to MSSSSPSSHSSHSSPSSHSSHSSPSSPSSELDERKREEIFDIIEAIVVYKFPKKSRQEIANMLGIEDLKQTRFYQEVFAEGREEGIQEGRQEGKQETLSKMLDAGFDWETIAQILDLPLDVVRQEAKKRR, encoded by the coding sequence TTGTCATCCTCCTCCCCCTCCTCCCACTCCTCCCACTCCTCCCCCTCCTCCCACTCCTCCCACTCCTCCCCCTCCTCCCCCTCCTCCGAGCTTGATGAGAGGAAGCGAGAGGAAATTTTCGATATAATAGAAGCAATTGTCGTTTACAAGTTTCCCAAAAAAAGTCGTCAGGAGATTGCCAATATGTTAGGGATTGAAGATCTCAAGCAAACGCGGTTTTATCAAGAGGTTTTTGCTGAAGGTAGAGAAGAAGGCATACAAGAAGGTAGGCAAGAAGGCAAGCAGGAAACTTTATCAAAAATGTTAGATGCGGGATTTGACTGGGAAACAATCGCTCAGATTCTGGATTTGCCACTGGATGTGGTGCGACAAGAAGCGAAAAAACGTCGTTAG